One region of Amphiprion ocellaris isolate individual 3 ecotype Okinawa chromosome 9, ASM2253959v1, whole genome shotgun sequence genomic DNA includes:
- the LOC111576560 gene encoding uncharacterized protein LOC111576560: protein MQCLLEEACIGHVFAEFYRVTSKNLKKDFYEALEHHATRLIDLFKSRKGVVGQSLGHLFQPINSQTNGITTTRTVVLQCLPLYLGDNSSEFFLSCSDSDTADDFTQVPVGVLNVMTSDMPPLINSVAIILEGNLVMDDIPTTSQALCLLFGLIYALHLDYPKVMKNTFEFIQKILLNIGQQKLSPKLQTLKKCSFGLDVVARESYAGVSTSVVCE from the exons ATGCAG tgtctACTGGAGGAGGCATGCATTGGACAT gtcTTTGCTGAGTTCTACAGAGTTACCAGTAAGAACCTTAAGAAAGACTTCTACGAAGCTCTTGAGCACCACGCCACTCGTCTCATTGACCTCTTCAAATCCAGAAAAGGAGTTGTCGGCCAATCACTTGGTCACCTCTTCCAGCCAATCAATTCACAA ACAAATGGCATCACCACAACACGCACTGTTGTCCTGCAATGTCTGCCCCTGTATCTTGGAGATAATTCCAGTGAATTCTTCCTCAGCTGCTCA GATTCAGACACTGCAGATGACTTCACTCAGGTGCCTGTTGGGGTTCTTAACGTCATGACCAGCGACATGCCACCATTGATTAACAGCGTTGCAATCATCCTTGAAGGAAACCTCGTCATGGATGACATTCCTACAACCTCTCAAGCACTTTGTCTTCTCTTTGGCTTAATATATGCACTTCATCTGGATTACCCCAAAGTTATGAAGAACACATTCGAATTCATCCAGAAGATATTGTTGAACATCGGACAACAAAAGCTCAGCCCAAAActgcaaacattaaaaaaatgctcttttgGGCTAGATGTTGTGGCTAGGGAGAGCTATGCTGGTGTGTCCACAAGTGTGGTTTGTGAATGA